In a single window of the Campylobacter fetus subsp. testudinum 03-427 genome:
- the pyrC2 gene encoding dihydroorotase, multifunctional complex type (Pfam match to PF01979.16 Amidohydro_1) produces MTTLIKNGIIINQNSTLKANVLIDGEMIKSITADEPKADLVIDATNKLIMPGLIDMHVHFRDPGLEYKDDIITGSMSAVAGGVTTACPMANTNPVNDNAVVTRDMIAKAKKRGLIDLLPIGAITKGMGGKGITEMGDMSEAGCVAFSDDGLPVSSSDVMRAALLYSAFHKSFIINHSQDCSLCRGGHMNEGKMSMLLGIKGMPREQEEIMISRDMLLAKLTGGHIHVAHVSSAYSLKLIEQAKKEGINITCEVTPHHFTFSEDELINYDTNFKMSPPLRTNDDVEAMRNGLKNGLVDVICTDHAPHHTDEKFLEFDKAPFGILGLQTLVPLTLNLVRDGVIDYQQMVKLTSFNPAKILNLKNKGRIEEGFLADIAIIDPDLEYVYDENLNKSKSKNSPLLDKKLKGACTLTIKSGKVVFDFPNVVG; encoded by the coding sequence CAAACGTTTTGATAGACGGCGAGATGATAAAATCCATAACCGCGGACGAACCAAAAGCTGATCTTGTCATAGACGCTACAAACAAACTCATTATGCCAGGACTCATAGATATGCACGTACATTTTAGAGATCCAGGGCTTGAGTATAAAGACGATATCATAACAGGAAGTATGAGCGCAGTCGCTGGTGGCGTAACCACAGCTTGTCCTATGGCAAATACAAATCCCGTAAATGACAACGCCGTCGTAACTCGCGATATGATAGCAAAAGCTAAAAAACGAGGTCTCATAGATCTGCTTCCTATCGGAGCTATCACAAAAGGTATGGGAGGCAAAGGTATAACTGAGATGGGAGATATGAGCGAAGCTGGTTGCGTCGCGTTTAGCGATGATGGGCTTCCTGTTAGCTCAAGCGATGTTATGAGAGCCGCTCTTCTTTACTCTGCATTTCATAAAAGCTTCATCATAAATCACTCTCAAGACTGTTCGCTTTGTCGTGGTGGTCATATGAATGAGGGTAAAATGTCTATGCTTTTAGGTATAAAAGGTATGCCAAGAGAACAAGAAGAGATAATGATCTCACGAGATATGCTTTTAGCAAAACTAACAGGCGGTCATATACACGTCGCTCACGTAAGTAGCGCGTACTCTTTAAAACTCATCGAACAAGCTAAAAAAGAGGGGATTAACATCACCTGCGAAGTCACGCCGCACCATTTTACCTTTAGTGAAGATGAACTTATAAACTATGATACAAATTTCAAAATGTCTCCGCCGCTTCGTACAAATGACGATGTAGAAGCTATGAGAAACGGGCTTAAAAACGGGCTTGTAGATGTCATCTGTACAGACCATGCTCCGCACCACACTGATGAGAAATTTTTGGAATTTGACAAAGCTCCGTTTGGGATCTTAGGACTTCAAACGCTCGTTCCGCTTACTTTAAATTTAGTTCGCGATGGTGTCATAGACTACCAACAAATGGTAAAACTCACAAGCTTCAACCCTGCAAAAATACTAAATTTAAAAAACAAAGGCAGGATTGAAGAGGGATTTTTAGCTGATATCGCTATCATCGATCCAGATTTAGAGTATGTTTATGATGAGAATTTAAACAAATCAAAGTCGAAAAACTCTCCATTGCTTGACAAAAAGCTAAAAGGTGCTTGCACTTTGACTATCAAATCAGGAAAAGTCGTATTTGACTTTCCAAACGTCGTAGGATAA
- a CDS encoding putative lysine decarboxylase family protein (Pfam match to PF03641.10 Lysine_decarbox) — protein sequence MEFVTIFGSARLDSGSKFYKIAFDLGKKLSQAGYGIVTGGSGGIMEAANKGAFLSGGVSVGINVILPFEQKLNPYCTESKTIDNLSKRRDMLIEKSSAFILMPGGFGTLDEAFEVITLAQTGLRKHKIVFCCKEFWQPLLDFFDNTLAVEKLIADDHSLYAVIDDFDEIIRYLKN from the coding sequence TTGGAATTTGTAACTATTTTTGGGTCAGCTAGACTTGATAGCGGTAGTAAATTTTATAAAATAGCGTTTGATCTAGGTAAAAAATTATCACAAGCAGGATATGGCATAGTAACAGGCGGTAGCGGAGGGATAATGGAAGCCGCAAACAAAGGAGCTTTCTTAAGCGGTGGCGTAAGCGTAGGTATAAATGTTATATTACCTTTTGAGCAAAAACTTAATCCATACTGCACAGAGTCAAAAACCATAGATAATTTATCAAAAAGAAGAGATATGCTCATAGAAAAAAGCTCTGCTTTTATCTTAATGCCAGGTGGATTTGGAACACTTGATGAAGCTTTTGAGGTTATCACGTTGGCTCAAACAGGGCTTAGAAAACATAAAATAGTATTTTGTTGCAAAGAATTTTGGCAGCCTCTTTTAGATTTTTTTGATAATACCCTCGCAGTTGAAAAGCTAATTGCTGATGATCACTCTCTTTACGCCGTTATAGATGATTTTGATGAGATAATTAGATATTTGAAAAATTAA
- the mnmA gene encoding tRNA U34 2-thiouridylase (Pfam match to PF03054.12 tRNA_Me_trans), protein MKVLVALSGGVDSSMSAKYLLEAGYNVVGCYMKLHSKPGYHEENIRKVKKVGEFLGIETHILDLEDEFNAKVYEPFVNAYKEGLTPNPCAHCNKNIKFGALWRFAQTLGCDKMATGHYARIEDGLIKVASDLSKDQSYFLANISPEILPYIIFPLGDKFKVDIKAAAAQIPQIAELASQKESSEICFVETTYIDILNKHFNTLMPGVVRDVSGKAVGKHDGYMRYTIGKRKGFSVDGAHLPHYVLKIDAAKNEIVVGLKDELESFSFTTANFNNFTDKNELDCFVKIRYRSTPIPCLVSKLDDGATVKLKDNAGGVASGQLAVFYDKFDRVLASGFIK, encoded by the coding sequence TTGAAAGTTTTAGTCGCATTAAGTGGAGGAGTAGATAGCTCAATGAGCGCAAAATATCTACTAGAAGCCGGATATAATGTAGTAGGTTGCTATATGAAGCTACACTCAAAGCCCGGTTACCACGAGGAAAATATAAGAAAAGTTAAGAAAGTAGGTGAGTTTTTAGGTATAGAAACTCATATTTTAGACTTAGAAGACGAGTTCAACGCTAAAGTTTATGAACCGTTTGTGAATGCTTATAAAGAGGGTCTCACGCCAAATCCATGCGCACATTGTAATAAAAATATCAAATTCGGAGCCTTATGGAGATTTGCTCAAACTTTAGGTTGTGATAAAATGGCAACAGGGCATTATGCTCGCATAGAAGATGGTCTCATAAAAGTTGCTAGTGATCTTAGCAAAGATCAAAGCTACTTTTTGGCAAATATCTCTCCTGAAATTTTACCTTATATTATATTTCCTCTTGGAGATAAATTTAAAGTAGATATAAAAGCCGCAGCTGCGCAAATACCGCAAATCGCCGAACTTGCGAGCCAAAAAGAGAGTAGCGAGATATGTTTTGTGGAAACTACTTATATAGATATTTTAAACAAACATTTCAATACACTAATGCCAGGAGTCGTAAGAGACGTAAGCGGTAAAGCAGTAGGAAAGCATGACGGATATATGCGCTATACTATAGGAAAAAGAAAAGGATTTAGCGTAGATGGAGCTCATTTGCCTCACTATGTTTTAAAGATAGACGCGGCTAAAAATGAGATCGTCGTAGGTCTTAAAGACGAGCTTGAAAGCTTTTCATTTACAACTGCGAATTTTAACAACTTCACGGATAAAAACGAACTTGACTGTTTTGTAAAGATACGTTACAGAAGTACGCCTATACCTTGTTTGGTAAGCAAACTTGATGATGGAGCAACAGTGAAGTTAAAAGATAACGCAGGTGGAGTCGCAAGCGGTCAATTAGCCGTATTTTACGATAAATTTGATAGAGTGCTAGCTAGTGGATTTATAAAGTAA
- the gltD gene encoding glutamate synthase, small subunit (Pfam matches to PF14691.2 Fer4_20, and to PF07992.10 Pyr_redox_2), which produces MQEFTNLTRLKTIKRDENERSKDFKEIYQIFSLQSAKEQSSRCVQCANPFCHNACPLHNYIPFWLLNTANLNLEMAFKLSNETNPFPEITGRVCPQDRLCEGACTLNDNFGAITIGSIETFITESGLNSGFNPFGNITFTDKKVAVIGSGPAGLSVATYLIRNGVRVEIYEANHRAGGLLAYGIPGFKIEKSVIERRVNILKTAGCVIHTNSFVDDSKFESLMSEFDAVVLAYGARMGRAAGLANEKAKGVYTALDFLTILQKEQYKESDASMELAGKKVVVIGGGDTAMDCLRSAIRKGALSATCVYRRDLASMPGSKKEFVNATEEGANFIFNAAPKDIVVNDENKVVALNISKTLTKDGKVELLKVGETIINADIIILALGFDVENLSFLSANGIEFDKKGRVATDSEFRTSKSGVYACGDCNRGSDLVVTAAADAKKCAKTILKDLGL; this is translated from the coding sequence TGTGTGCAGTGTGCAAATCCATTTTGTCATAATGCTTGTCCTTTGCATAACTACATACCGTTTTGGCTTTTAAATACAGCTAATTTAAATTTAGAAATGGCTTTTAAACTTAGTAACGAAACAAATCCATTTCCAGAAATCACAGGTAGAGTATGCCCACAAGATAGGCTTTGTGAGGGAGCTTGTACTTTAAATGATAATTTTGGTGCGATTACCATAGGATCCATAGAAACATTTATAACAGAATCAGGACTCAATAGCGGTTTTAACCCATTTGGTAATATAACATTTACGGATAAAAAAGTTGCCGTTATAGGTTCTGGACCTGCTGGATTAAGCGTTGCTACTTATCTTATAAGAAACGGTGTAAGAGTTGAAATTTATGAAGCAAATCACAGAGCCGGAGGACTTTTAGCATATGGAATTCCTGGATTCAAGATAGAAAAAAGCGTTATAGAGCGTCGCGTAAATATACTAAAAACAGCAGGTTGCGTGATTCATACAAATAGTTTTGTAGATGACTCTAAATTTGAAAGTTTGATGAGCGAGTTTGACGCTGTTGTTTTAGCTTACGGCGCAAGAATGGGTCGCGCCGCAGGACTTGCAAACGAAAAAGCTAAAGGAGTTTATACTGCTCTTGATTTTTTAACTATTTTACAAAAAGAGCAGTATAAAGAGAGTGACGCCAGTATGGAACTAGCTGGTAAAAAAGTAGTTGTTATAGGCGGTGGAGATACGGCTATGGACTGTTTAAGAAGTGCTATAAGAAAAGGTGCACTTAGCGCAACTTGCGTATATAGAAGAGATCTTGCTAGTATGCCAGGAAGTAAAAAAGAGTTTGTAAATGCTACTGAAGAGGGTGCGAATTTTATATTTAACGCAGCTCCAAAAGATATCGTAGTAAATGATGAGAATAAAGTTGTTGCTTTAAATATCTCAAAAACACTTACAAAAGACGGTAAAGTCGAGCTTCTAAAAGTAGGAGAAACGATCATAAATGCAGATATAATCATACTTGCTTTGGGATTTGATGTAGAGAATTTAAGCTTTTTAAGTGCAAATGGTATCGAGTTTGATAAAAAAGGTAGAGTTGCTACAGATAGCGAGTTTAGAACTAGTAAAAGCGGTGTTTATGCGTGTGGAGACTGCAACAGAGGAAGTGATCTTGTTGTTACTGCAGCTGCAGATGCAAAAAAATGTGCAAAAACTATACTAAAAGATCTTGGTTTATAA
- a CDS encoding putative type II secretion system protein (Pfam match to PF07963.8 N_methyl), producing the protein MKKGFTMIELVFVIVILGILAGIAIPRLAATRDDASATKAAMEIKDVITQVAAYYTINGKWAEAAVTTAGQEMINTNNQDIAAAATTPSKGLENLSATLNNVAGRAGDKWTACISITPTNTGGSILIGDKNATDSYCKTVAKVPAVEEWIKMGGKQGIIVGGSGIYK; encoded by the coding sequence ATGAAAAAAGGTTTCACTATGATTGAACTAGTGTTTGTTATTGTTATATTAGGAATATTAGCAGGTATCGCTATACCTAGACTAGCAGCAACTAGAGATGACGCAAGTGCTACAAAAGCAGCTATGGAGATAAAAGACGTGATAACTCAAGTAGCGGCTTATTATACTATAAATGGTAAATGGGCAGAGGCAGCAGTTACAACTGCAGGACAAGAGATGATAAATACAAATAATCAAGATATAGCCGCTGCTGCTACTACACCAAGTAAAGGTTTAGAAAATTTATCTGCTACTTTAAATAATGTTGCAGGAAGAGCTGGAGATAAATGGACTGCTTGTATATCTATAACTCCAACTAATACAGGTGGAAGTATATTAATAGGAGATAAGAACGCAACAGACTCTTATTGTAAAACCGTTGCAAAAGTTCCTGCGGTTGAGGAGTGGATAAAAATGGGCGGTAAGCAAGGTATAATTGTAGGTGGTTCAGGAATTTATAAATAA
- the fdhC gene encoding formate dehydrogenase N, cytochrome b-556 subunit (Pfam match to PF00033.15 Cytochrome_B), translating into MRKFLLLFACSLPLMSKDIINQLEGTNQQMSAIWGDDRIANITRYDSGFGSLWTYLQGNEYFSYGVAIAMLSVIFAFLAHYMVVGPKLFDHHGGKIYAFSKYVRIIHLIAALSWIVLVPTGIIMMWGDSFGGGFFVRLVKNLHGLATILFAISIVPMLLMWGKRMLLSIYDIKWMMIVGGYLSKEKHPVPAGKFNAGQKSWFWVAVGGGFVMILTGAAMYFLDFNTPILSSTFGLTQIEILRLSAIVHNVLGIVCAVFLLVHIYMAVFAIKGAIHSIITGYKEEEEVYILHHYWYQELVNKGLIKPSKFEAYHSNLK; encoded by the coding sequence ATGAGAAAATTTCTTTTATTATTTGCCTGTTCTTTGCCGCTGATGAGTAAAGATATCATAAATCAGCTAGAAGGAACAAACCAGCAAATGAGCGCTATCTGGGGAGATGATCGCATAGCAAATATCACTAGATATGATAGCGGATTTGGATCATTATGGACATATTTACAAGGTAATGAGTACTTCTCTTATGGCGTGGCGATAGCAATGCTGTCTGTGATTTTTGCATTTTTAGCTCATTATATGGTAGTAGGTCCAAAACTTTTTGACCATCACGGCGGCAAAATATACGCTTTTTCAAAATACGTACGCATAATCCATCTCATAGCAGCGTTATCTTGGATAGTTTTAGTGCCAACTGGAATTATAATGATGTGGGGAGATAGTTTTGGTGGCGGATTTTTCGTAAGATTGGTAAAAAATCTACACGGTCTGGCGACTATTTTATTTGCTATTAGCATTGTTCCTATGCTTTTGATGTGGGGCAAAAGAATGCTTCTTTCTATTTATGATATAAAATGGATGATGATAGTCGGCGGATATCTTTCAAAAGAGAAACACCCAGTTCCTGCAGGAAAGTTTAATGCAGGACAAAAATCATGGTTTTGGGTAGCAGTGGGCGGTGGATTTGTTATGATATTAACCGGCGCGGCTATGTACTTTTTGGATTTCAATACTCCGATTTTAAGTAGCACATTTGGATTAACTCAGATAGAAATTTTAAGACTAAGTGCTATAGTTCATAATGTTCTTGGTATAGTATGCGCCGTGTTTTTACTAGTTCATATCTATATGGCGGTATTTGCTATAAAAGGTGCTATACACTCGATCATAACAGGATATAAAGAGGAAGAAGAAGTTTATATATTGCACCATTACTGGTATCAAGAACTTGTAAATAAAGGTCTCATAAAACCATCTAAATTTGAAGCGTATCATTCAAATTTAAAATAA